A window from Bordetella petrii encodes these proteins:
- a CDS encoding aromatic ring-hydroxylating dioxygenase subunit alpha has protein sequence MDKNTAETLVRTGPGTAMGQLLRRYWVPVVAVSEIPEPDCPPVRVQIMGEKLLAFRDTEGKAALISEFCSHRGVSLYFGRNEENGIRCAYHGLKFDRDGNCVDVPSAPQACKHMGITAYPCAEMAGIVWAYMGPKDKQPALPDVEWCTLPASHVFVSKRLQECNYLQAMEGGIDTSHVSYVHRYEVDHDPLHQGTKALDYIKADGNVIFEIEKTPFGLTLFGRRNGEPDSYYWRVTQWLFPWYTLIPPFGDHALGGHVWVPIDDHNCWAWSINFRTDRPLNEEELRDLNSGKGVHCEYEPGTNVPGGTFRPKANKDNDYLIDRQAQKDKRAYSGVFGFAIQDASLQESMGPIQDHANEKLLPTDRAIVMARRMLFDAATKLQADTDPPALDANQQRVRAAGVLLPRDQKPQEWAAVHLADGKNQKVYSI, from the coding sequence ATGGACAAAAACACCGCTGAAACCCTGGTGCGGACCGGCCCGGGAACCGCCATGGGGCAGCTGCTGCGCCGCTACTGGGTGCCGGTCGTGGCAGTCAGTGAAATCCCGGAGCCGGACTGCCCGCCGGTGCGGGTGCAGATCATGGGCGAAAAACTGCTGGCCTTCCGCGACACCGAGGGCAAGGCCGCGCTGATCAGCGAATTCTGTTCGCACCGCGGCGTCTCGCTGTACTTCGGGCGCAACGAGGAAAACGGCATCCGCTGCGCCTACCACGGGCTGAAGTTCGACCGCGACGGCAACTGCGTGGACGTGCCCTCGGCGCCGCAGGCGTGCAAGCACATGGGCATCACGGCCTACCCCTGTGCGGAAATGGCCGGCATCGTCTGGGCCTACATGGGTCCGAAAGACAAGCAGCCTGCCCTGCCCGACGTCGAGTGGTGCACCCTGCCGGCCAGCCACGTGTTCGTGTCCAAGCGCCTGCAGGAATGCAACTACCTGCAAGCCATGGAAGGCGGCATCGACACCAGCCACGTTTCGTACGTGCACCGCTACGAGGTCGACCACGACCCGCTGCACCAGGGCACCAAGGCGCTGGACTACATCAAGGCCGACGGCAACGTCATCTTCGAAATCGAGAAAACCCCGTTCGGCCTGACGCTGTTCGGCCGCCGCAACGGCGAGCCTGATTCGTACTACTGGCGCGTCACGCAGTGGCTGTTCCCCTGGTACACCCTGATTCCGCCCTTCGGCGACCACGCGCTGGGCGGCCATGTGTGGGTGCCCATCGACGACCACAACTGCTGGGCCTGGAGCATCAATTTCCGCACCGACCGGCCGCTGAACGAAGAAGAACTGCGCGACCTGAACAGCGGCAAGGGCGTCCACTGCGAATACGAGCCGGGCACCAACGTGCCGGGCGGCACCTTCCGGCCCAAGGCCAACAAAGACAACGACTACCTGATCGACCGGCAGGCGCAGAAAGACAAGCGGGCGTATTCGGGCGTGTTCGGCTTCGCCATCCAGGACGCATCGCTGCAGGAAAGCATGGGGCCGATCCAGGACCACGCCAACGAGAAGCTGCTGCCGACCGACCGCGCCATCGTCATGGCGCGCCGGATGCTGTTCGACGCCGCCACCAAGCTGCAGGCCGACACCGATCCGCCGGCCCTCGACGCCAACCAGCAACGCGTGCGGGCAGCGGGCGTCCTGCTGCCGCGCGACCAAAAACCGCAGGAGTGGGCTGCGGTGCACCTGGCCGATGGAAAAAACCAGAAGGTCTATTCCATCTGA
- a CDS encoding Bug family tripartite tricarboxylate transporter substrate binding protein translates to MSRITRRAALAAAMLAACCTFAAAQAEEWKPNKPIRIVVPIVGSTNDVLARLVAPELEAALGQPVVVENKGGGGGLIGTMDVVRSAPDGYTLLVGYNGPISINPTLLPQTSYKPAKDLAPITLAVKASQYLVVNPKVPVKTLAEFVAYAKDHRMSYASVSVGSSSHLTMEMLKQAAHIDLTHVPYRGAGPAVVDLIGGQVDASFLVPGNIQEYAKNGRARLIASSGLKRFASTPDVPAVAETYPGFNATSWIGFLAPAGVPKPVMDRLSTELVRILKLPKIRGQLEDMEFEVIASSPQEFSAWIAEDTERWAKVIKTANIKVN, encoded by the coding sequence ATGTCACGAATCACCCGGCGCGCCGCGCTGGCTGCCGCCATGCTGGCGGCATGCTGTACGTTTGCCGCCGCCCAGGCGGAAGAATGGAAACCCAACAAGCCCATCCGCATCGTCGTGCCGATCGTCGGCAGCACCAACGACGTGCTGGCCCGCCTGGTGGCGCCGGAGCTGGAGGCCGCGCTGGGCCAGCCCGTGGTCGTCGAGAACAAGGGCGGCGGCGGCGGCCTGATCGGCACGATGGACGTGGTGAGATCCGCGCCCGACGGCTACACGCTGCTGGTGGGCTACAACGGCCCCATCAGCATCAACCCCACGCTGCTGCCGCAGACGTCCTACAAGCCCGCCAAAGACCTGGCCCCGATCACGCTGGCGGTGAAGGCCTCGCAATACCTGGTGGTCAACCCTAAAGTGCCGGTCAAGACGCTGGCGGAATTCGTCGCGTACGCCAAAGACCATCGCATGAGCTATGCCTCGGTCTCGGTGGGCAGCTCGTCGCACCTGACGATGGAAATGCTGAAGCAGGCGGCGCACATCGACCTGACGCACGTCCCGTACCGCGGCGCCGGGCCGGCGGTGGTGGACCTGATCGGCGGCCAGGTCGATGCCTCGTTCCTGGTGCCGGGCAACATCCAGGAATACGCCAAGAACGGGCGCGCCCGGCTGATCGCGTCGTCGGGCCTGAAGCGCTTTGCCTCCACGCCGGATGTTCCCGCGGTGGCGGAAACCTATCCCGGTTTCAACGCGACATCGTGGATCGGCTTCCTGGCGCCGGCGGGCGTGCCCAAGCCTGTCATGGACCGGCTCAGCACCGAGCTCGTGCGCATCCTCAAGCTGCCCAAGATCCGCGGACAGCTCGAAGACATGGAATTCGAAGTGATCGCCAGCAGCCCGCAGGAATTCTCGGCGTGGATCGCGGAAGACACCGAGCGCTGGGCCAAGGTGATCAAGACGGCCAACATCAAAGTCAATTGA
- a CDS encoding PDR/VanB family oxidoreductase: MSANSLTVRVARKSAETAEICSFELSAPDGGELPPFTAGAHIDVHLPGGITRQYSLCNEPSERGRYRIAVLREPASRGGSRAMHDDVREGDLLQIGMPRNLFALEESAARHILMAGGIGITPLWCMAQRLAAIGADFELHYCARSLGRMAFHEPLRQAAYADRVQLHLDDGAPAQKLDLAAACTPAAGTHLYVCGPKGFMDAVLDAARARGWPQDRLHHEFFAADPAPAGGDGDGEFSVKLASSGQIVKVPAGCSVTHALAEAGIDVPVACEQGICGTCLTRVLEGQPDHRDLFLSPEEQAGNTQFTPCCSRAKTPLLVLDL; the protein is encoded by the coding sequence ATGAGCGCAAATTCCCTGACTGTGCGCGTGGCGCGCAAGTCGGCCGAGACGGCCGAGATCTGCAGCTTCGAACTCAGCGCGCCGGATGGCGGCGAACTGCCGCCGTTCACAGCCGGCGCGCATATCGACGTGCATCTGCCCGGCGGCATCACACGCCAGTATTCCCTGTGCAACGAGCCTTCCGAACGCGGCCGCTACCGTATCGCGGTGCTGCGCGAGCCGGCATCGCGCGGCGGCTCGCGGGCCATGCACGACGACGTGCGCGAAGGCGACCTGCTGCAGATCGGCATGCCGCGCAATCTGTTCGCCCTGGAGGAAAGCGCCGCGCGCCACATCCTGATGGCCGGCGGCATCGGCATCACCCCGCTGTGGTGCATGGCGCAGCGGCTGGCCGCCATCGGCGCCGATTTCGAGCTGCACTATTGCGCGCGCTCGCTCGGGCGCATGGCGTTTCATGAACCGCTGCGCCAGGCGGCCTACGCCGACCGCGTGCAGCTGCACCTGGACGACGGCGCGCCCGCGCAGAAACTGGACCTGGCCGCGGCATGCACGCCCGCCGCCGGCACCCACCTGTATGTGTGCGGCCCCAAGGGCTTCATGGACGCCGTACTGGACGCCGCGCGCGCGCGCGGCTGGCCGCAGGACCGCCTGCATCATGAATTCTTTGCCGCCGACCCCGCGCCGGCCGGCGGCGATGGCGACGGCGAATTTTCGGTGAAACTGGCCAGTTCCGGCCAGATTGTGAAAGTGCCGGCCGGATGTTCGGTCACGCACGCCCTCGCCGAGGCGGGAATAGACGTGCCCGTGGCGTGCGAACAAGGCATTTGCGGCACCTGCCTGACGCGGGTGCTGGAAGGGCAGCCCGACCACCGCGACCTGTTCCTGTCGCCCGAAGAACAGGCCGGCAACACGCAATTCACGCCCTGCTGCTCGCGGGCGAAGACCCCGCTGCTGGTGCTCGATCTCTGA
- a CDS encoding IclR family transcriptional regulator: MENDKRQEGVRAVDRALDILLAFRPGDDGLTAAELLKRVDLSRPTLYRLIATLEHNGFLVSSGEPQQFRLGSSVARLVHVWTTSHKIADLAYPSLQRLWEATGETVALFVREGDYRVCFAELASPQPLSFRRGVGYREKLVLGASGRTILARMNLTEKELKRYAADIKMDAAAYMAELERVRKLGYATSRHELIEGAVAVAAPYFNGADVAAGSVCIFGPSVRMTADRVKACGAQLIEEAAVLSRALGQKPA, translated from the coding sequence ATGGAAAACGACAAGCGCCAGGAAGGGGTCCGGGCGGTAGACCGGGCGCTGGATATTCTGTTGGCTTTTCGTCCCGGGGACGACGGGCTGACGGCGGCCGAGCTGCTCAAGCGCGTCGACCTGAGCCGCCCCACGCTGTACCGGCTGATCGCCACGCTGGAGCACAACGGCTTTCTGGTGTCGTCCGGCGAGCCGCAGCAATTCCGCCTGGGCAGTTCGGTGGCGCGGCTGGTGCACGTATGGACCACCAGCCACAAGATCGCCGACCTGGCATACCCGTCGCTGCAGCGCCTGTGGGAAGCCACCGGTGAAACCGTGGCGCTGTTCGTGCGCGAAGGCGACTACCGGGTGTGCTTCGCCGAGCTTGCCAGCCCGCAGCCCCTGAGTTTTCGCCGCGGCGTGGGCTATCGCGAAAAACTGGTGCTGGGCGCCAGCGGCCGCACCATCCTGGCGCGCATGAACCTGACCGAAAAAGAGCTCAAGCGCTACGCCGCCGACATCAAAATGGATGCCGCGGCCTACATGGCCGAGCTCGAGCGGGTGCGCAAGCTGGGCTACGCCACCAGCCGGCATGAGCTGATCGAAGGCGCCGTCGCGGTGGCGGCGCCCTATTTCAACGGCGCCGACGTCGCCGCCGGCTCGGTGTGCATTTTCGGCCCCAGCGTGCGCATGACGGCCGACCGCGTGAAAGCCTGCGGCGCGCAGCTGATCGAAGAAGCCGCCGTGCTGTCGCGGGCGCTGGGGCAGAAACCGGCCTGA
- a CDS encoding MFS transporter, which yields MPADTKLKLTPSERRASVALAGLFACRMLGLFLLLPVFAVAARGLPGGDDPARVGLALGMYGLTQAFMQIPFGLASDRWGRRPVVVAGLLLFIAGSIVCAQAQDVFWITIGRAIQGAGAISAAVTAWLADATRDEVRTRAMAMVGGSIGLSFAASLVLSPLLVGWWGLSGLFWTIACLGVASLAVARWVVPVVPRSEARSMNVRPRQVLGHADLLRLNFGVFALHCTQVALFVVVPALLAHAGGLAAQDLWKVYLPIIVVSFVLMVPVIFVAERHRAHRGALRASVAGLIVVCALLPAASHGFYTLAIVMTAFFVVFNILEALQPSLVSRVAPAQYKGLALGFYNTAQAAGLFCGGALGGWLAAHAGANAVFLGAAALAAIWLAVTWALKPLP from the coding sequence ATGCCGGCTGATACCAAACTGAAATTGACCCCCTCCGAACGGCGCGCCAGCGTCGCGCTGGCGGGCTTGTTCGCCTGCCGGATGCTGGGCCTGTTCCTGCTGTTGCCGGTGTTCGCCGTGGCCGCGCGCGGGCTGCCCGGGGGCGACGATCCGGCGCGGGTTGGCCTGGCGCTGGGCATGTACGGGCTGACCCAGGCGTTCATGCAGATTCCCTTCGGCCTGGCGTCCGACCGCTGGGGGCGCCGCCCCGTGGTGGTGGCCGGCCTGCTGCTGTTCATTGCCGGCAGCATCGTGTGCGCGCAGGCGCAGGACGTGTTCTGGATCACCATCGGCCGCGCCATCCAGGGCGCGGGGGCGATTTCCGCCGCGGTGACGGCCTGGCTGGCCGATGCCACCCGCGACGAAGTGCGCACCCGCGCCATGGCCATGGTGGGCGGGTCGATCGGCCTGTCGTTCGCGGCCTCGCTGGTGCTGTCGCCGCTGCTGGTGGGCTGGTGGGGGCTGTCGGGCCTGTTCTGGACCATTGCCTGCCTGGGCGTGGCCAGCCTGGCGGTGGCGCGCTGGGTAGTGCCGGTGGTGCCCCGCAGCGAGGCGCGCAGCATGAATGTGCGGCCGCGCCAGGTGCTGGGGCACGCCGACCTGCTGCGCCTGAATTTCGGCGTATTCGCGCTGCACTGCACCCAGGTGGCGCTGTTCGTGGTGGTGCCGGCGCTGCTGGCCCATGCCGGCGGCCTGGCCGCGCAAGACCTGTGGAAAGTCTACCTGCCCATTATCGTGGTGTCGTTCGTGCTGATGGTGCCCGTGATTTTCGTGGCCGAGCGGCATCGCGCCCATCGGGGCGCCCTGCGCGCCTCGGTGGCCGGCCTGATCGTGGTGTGCGCGCTGCTGCCGGCCGCCAGCCACGGCTTTTACACCCTGGCCATCGTGATGACGGCCTTTTTCGTGGTGTTCAACATCCTGGAAGCCCTGCAGCCCTCGCTGGTGTCGCGGGTGGCCCCGGCCCAGTACAAGGGCCTGGCCCTGGGCTTCTACAACACCGCCCAGGCCGCCGGCCTGTTCTGCGGGGGCGCGCTGGGCGGCTGGCTGGCCGCCCATGCCGGCGCCAATGCGGTATTCCTGGGGGCGGCGGCCCTGGCGGCCATCTGGCTGGCGGTGACCTGGGCGCTGAAGCCGCTGCCCTAG
- the ssb gene encoding single-stranded DNA-binding protein gives MASVNKVILVGNLGRDPEVRYSPDGAAICNVSIATTSQWKDKASGERREETEWHRVVMYNRLAEIAGEYLKKGRSVYIEGRLKTRKWQDKDTGADRYSTEIVADQMQMLGGRDSGGEGGYGGGGGYDDAPRQQRAPAQRPPAQRPAPAAAAPAAGGAANLADMDDDIPF, from the coding sequence ATGGCATCGGTCAATAAAGTCATTCTCGTCGGCAACCTGGGACGCGACCCCGAAGTCCGCTACAGCCCCGACGGCGCGGCCATCTGCAATGTTTCCATTGCCACCACCTCGCAATGGAAAGACAAGGCCAGCGGCGAGCGCCGCGAAGAAACCGAGTGGCACCGCGTGGTCATGTACAACCGCCTGGCCGAGATCGCCGGCGAATACCTGAAAAAGGGGCGTTCGGTGTACATCGAAGGCCGCCTGAAGACCCGCAAGTGGCAAGACAAGGACACCGGCGCCGACCGCTACAGCACCGAAATCGTGGCTGACCAGATGCAGATGCTGGGCGGCCGCGACAGCGGCGGCGAAGGCGGCTACGGCGGTGGCGGCGGCTACGACGACGCGCCGCGCCAGCAGCGCGCCCCGGCCCAGCGCCCGCCCGCGCAGCGTCCGGCCCCGGCCGCCGCGGCGCCCGCCGCCGGCGGCGCCGCGAACCTGGCGGACATGGACGACGATATTCCGTTCTGA
- a CDS encoding SDR family NAD(P)-dependent oxidoreductase encodes MQENARLAGKSALITGGGGGIGAATAALFCAQGAAVMLVDASAEALAHTAAQIAQDQPQARVATFCADVSDPQLAQAAVRAAVEAHGGLDILVNNAAKRNYSALADVTPEEWHAVVAVNLVGASNYCKAALPALRESGRGAIVNVSSCYAETGRKGMALYDATKAGMLAMTRTLAFEETASGIRANAVCPGSTLTDFHIGRAQAAGKSVDLLKTQRQDTSLLGRWADPREIAWPIVWLASDEASYITGTTLMVDGGLSAM; translated from the coding sequence ATGCAAGAAAACGCAAGACTGGCGGGCAAGTCCGCCTTGATCACGGGCGGCGGTGGCGGCATCGGCGCCGCCACCGCGGCGCTGTTCTGCGCGCAGGGCGCGGCGGTGATGCTGGTAGACGCCAGCGCCGAGGCACTGGCCCATACCGCGGCGCAGATTGCGCAAGACCAGCCACAGGCGCGCGTGGCCACCTTCTGCGCCGACGTATCGGACCCGCAGCTTGCGCAGGCCGCGGTGCGCGCGGCCGTCGAGGCGCACGGCGGGCTCGACATCCTGGTCAACAACGCGGCCAAGCGCAACTATTCGGCCCTGGCCGACGTAACGCCGGAAGAATGGCATGCCGTAGTGGCCGTGAACCTGGTCGGCGCGTCCAATTACTGCAAGGCGGCGCTGCCCGCGCTGCGTGAATCGGGCCGGGGCGCCATCGTCAACGTGTCGTCCTGTTATGCGGAAACCGGCCGCAAGGGCATGGCCCTGTACGACGCCACCAAGGCCGGCATGCTGGCCATGACGCGCACGCTGGCCTTCGAAGAAACCGCAAGCGGCATACGCGCCAACGCGGTGTGCCCCGGCTCGACGCTGACCGATTTCCACATCGGCCGCGCCCAGGCCGCCGGCAAGAGCGTCGATCTGCTGAAGACGCAGCGCCAGGATACGTCTTTGCTGGGCCGCTGGGCTGATCCGCGCGAGATCGCCTGGCCCATCGTGTGGCTGGCCAGCGACGAAGCCTCGTACATCACCGGCACCACGCTGATGGTCGATGGCGGCCTGTCGGCCATGTAG